The Paenibacillus uliginis N3/975 genome has a window encoding:
- the ilvC gene encoding ketol-acid reductoisomerase, which translates to MPVTTYYEQDAELNVLKDKTIAVIGYGSQGHAQAQNLRDSGINVVIGLREGKSFDKAKNDGFEVLPVGEAVSRADVVQILMPDETQASVYKNDIEPNLKKGAALMFSHGFNVHFGQIVAPKENDVLLVAPKSPGHMVRRTYVEGFGVPGLIAVEKDATGQAKEIGLAYAKGIGCTRAGVIETSFREETETDLFGEQAVLCGGVSELIKAGFETLTEAGYAPEMAYFECLHELKLIVDMIYEGGLASMRDSISNTAEYGDYVTGPRIVTEETKKAMKEVLSDIQQGKFARDFILENQSGRAFLTATRRNESEHPVEVVGAQLREMMHWIKK; encoded by the coding sequence ATGCCAGTAACTACTTACTATGAACAAGATGCAGAACTCAACGTACTTAAGGACAAAACGATTGCTGTAATCGGCTACGGAAGCCAAGGTCATGCTCAAGCACAAAATTTGCGTGACAGCGGAATTAACGTTGTTATCGGCCTTCGCGAAGGTAAATCCTTCGATAAAGCCAAAAATGACGGTTTTGAAGTGCTTCCGGTAGGTGAAGCTGTAAGTCGCGCAGATGTAGTTCAAATCCTAATGCCTGACGAAACACAAGCTTCTGTATACAAGAACGATATTGAACCAAACCTGAAAAAAGGCGCGGCTCTTATGTTCTCCCACGGCTTCAATGTACATTTCGGACAAATCGTAGCTCCAAAGGAAAACGATGTCCTGTTGGTAGCTCCTAAATCCCCGGGCCACATGGTGCGCCGTACTTATGTTGAAGGATTTGGTGTACCTGGTCTGATCGCTGTTGAGAAAGACGCAACAGGACAAGCAAAAGAAATCGGTCTTGCTTATGCTAAAGGTATCGGCTGTACTCGTGCAGGCGTTATCGAAACTTCGTTCCGTGAGGAAACCGAAACCGACCTGTTTGGTGAGCAAGCTGTACTGTGCGGCGGCGTTTCCGAGCTGATCAAAGCCGGTTTTGAAACACTGACCGAAGCTGGATATGCTCCTGAAATGGCATACTTCGAGTGTCTGCATGAACTGAAGCTGATCGTTGACATGATCTATGAAGGCGGCCTGGCTTCCATGCGCGATTCCATCAGCAACACGGCTGAGTATGGTGACTATGTAACCGGACCTCGCATTGTGACGGAAGAAACGAAAAAAGCGATGAAAGAAGTATTGTCCGACATTCAACAGGGTAAATTCGCCCGCGACTTTATTTTGGAGAACCAGTCTGGCCGTGCATTCCTAACTGCAACACGCCGCAACGAATCAGAGCATCCGGTGGAAGTTGTCGGTGCCCAGCTGCGTGAAATGATGCATTGGATCAAGAAGTAA